In Lysinibacillus sp. FSL M8-0337, the following proteins share a genomic window:
- a CDS encoding FAD-linked oxidase C-terminal domain-containing protein — MTVAIELLVNQLREVLSDEQVSTNDTVRELHGKDESHHAMNLPDIVVFPRSTGDVSAIMKIAHANLIPVVPFGVGSSLEGNAIPIANGISIDFSEMNAILEIRPEDLLVKVQPGVTRAQLNKELKKHGLQFTVDPGADATLGGMAATNASGTTAVRYGVMRDQVRDLEVVLADGTVIHTGNLAAKSSSGYHLNGLFVGSEGTLGCFTELTLQVYGIPEFVTAGRAVFETVGDAVSAVAALLQAGISVGRVELVDEASITQVNIYNETTYDEKPTLFLEFHGNDAGMRADIEFASEIFEDFGCKSVQFEQDNAARNKLWEARHSLAYAYIHAYPGKKLMSTDVCVPISKLAETILYAREQLNSVGLVGGIVGHVGDGNFHALLMLDPTNAQEKAQADRFNEHIVQYALLRGGTCTGEHGVGIGKMKYQSMEHGASLLVMKSIKAALDPHNIMNPGKIFNL, encoded by the coding sequence ATGACTGTTGCAATAGAGCTACTAGTAAACCAACTTAGAGAGGTATTATCGGATGAGCAAGTGTCGACAAACGACACAGTACGAGAACTACATGGCAAAGATGAATCTCATCATGCGATGAACTTACCAGATATCGTCGTCTTCCCACGTTCTACAGGAGACGTAAGTGCCATCATGAAAATCGCACATGCCAATCTTATACCCGTTGTTCCATTTGGTGTTGGCTCAAGTTTAGAAGGCAATGCTATTCCGATTGCCAATGGTATATCTATCGATTTTTCTGAAATGAATGCAATTTTAGAGATTCGTCCAGAAGATTTATTAGTAAAAGTGCAACCAGGTGTGACACGTGCACAATTAAATAAAGAACTAAAAAAACATGGACTACAATTTACGGTAGATCCAGGAGCGGATGCGACACTTGGTGGTATGGCAGCAACAAACGCCAGCGGTACGACAGCAGTTCGTTACGGCGTAATGCGCGACCAAGTACGGGATTTAGAAGTAGTACTTGCAGACGGAACTGTAATTCATACGGGCAACTTAGCAGCGAAATCTTCTTCTGGCTATCATTTGAACGGTTTATTTGTCGGTTCAGAAGGTACGTTAGGATGCTTTACAGAACTGACATTGCAAGTTTACGGTATTCCAGAATTTGTGACTGCTGGCCGCGCCGTCTTTGAAACAGTAGGCGATGCTGTCAGTGCAGTAGCCGCATTATTACAGGCAGGCATCTCCGTTGGTCGCGTTGAACTAGTCGATGAAGCTTCTATTACACAAGTGAATATTTATAATGAAACAACGTATGATGAAAAACCTACGCTATTTTTAGAATTCCACGGCAATGATGCAGGTATGCGTGCAGATATTGAATTTGCTTCAGAAATCTTTGAGGATTTCGGCTGTAAAAGTGTCCAATTTGAACAAGACAATGCAGCACGCAATAAGCTGTGGGAGGCACGTCATTCTTTAGCCTATGCATATATTCATGCGTACCCTGGTAAAAAACTGATGTCAACCGACGTCTGCGTACCGATTTCAAAATTAGCGGAAACGATACTCTATGCACGCGAACAATTAAACTCAGTCGGTCTAGTAGGAGGTATTGTCGGACATGTCGGGGACGGCAATTTCCATGCCTTATTAATGTTAGACCCAACGAATGCGCAGGAAAAAGCTCAAGCTGACCGTTTTAATGAACATATTGTACAGTATGCGTTACTTCGCGGTGGAACTTGTACAGGAGAACATGGTGTAGGGATTGGGAAGATGAAATATCAATCGATGGAGCACGGTGCCTCATTACTTGTTATGAAAAGCATTAAAGCAGCACTTGACCCACATAATATTATGAATCCAGGAAAAATTTTCAACTTGTAG
- the sspI gene encoding small acid-soluble spore protein SspI, translated as MNFQIRDAISANVHGQSAAEFKDIVQDAISRGEEHLLPGLGVFFEKWWQQSTAEEQDAFVQKLEKVFAH; from the coding sequence ATGAATTTTCAAATAAGAGATGCCATATCAGCAAACGTACATGGACAATCAGCAGCAGAATTTAAGGATATAGTGCAAGATGCTATTTCACGTGGTGAGGAGCATCTACTTCCTGGGCTTGGTGTATTTTTTGAAAAATGGTGGCAACAATCAACTGCTGAAGAACAAGATGCATTCGTACAAAAGCTTGAAAAAGTATTTGCACACTGA
- a CDS encoding GNAT family N-acetyltransferase — protein MTVAQIVIEHLRQEDYPAYLEVLVESYAQYEKDYKDPAHWAQYLQDIRASVGNPNAETILVAKREQEIVGGLQLFTNAEKAYGLPELGIESTIVRLLAVHPKGRGQGVAKKLLQESFAFARKRQDQSLYLHSGDIMQVAINLYLSLGFVRDESKEFYKGDILVKSFRYDL, from the coding sequence ATGACAGTAGCACAAATTGTTATTGAACATTTACGACAAGAAGATTATCCAGCTTATTTGGAAGTGCTTGTGGAGAGTTATGCGCAGTATGAGAAAGATTACAAAGACCCAGCGCATTGGGCTCAATATTTACAAGATATTCGGGCGTCTGTTGGCAATCCAAATGCAGAGACGATATTAGTTGCAAAGCGTGAGCAGGAAATTGTAGGAGGCTTGCAACTATTTACAAATGCTGAAAAAGCATACGGTCTTCCTGAACTTGGTATTGAGTCAACGATTGTACGCTTATTAGCAGTTCATCCGAAAGGGAGGGGGCAAGGTGTGGCTAAAAAATTATTACAAGAAAGCTTTGCTTTTGCTCGCAAGCGTCAAGATCAATCTCTCTATTTACATTCTGGAGATATTATGCAAGTTGCCATCAACCTTTATTTATCACTAGGTTTTGTCCGAGACGAGTCAAAAGAGTTTTATAAAGGTGATATCTTGGTGAAAAGCTTCCGCTATGATTTATAA
- a CDS encoding YfhD family protein has protein sequence MGRDNKQGKSQNKGSLPQTPKNQKIAPDKVKEEFSQEFTELINAVTKNKQKK, from the coding sequence ATGGGAAGAGATAATAAACAAGGGAAAAGCCAAAATAAAGGTTCATTACCACAGACACCAAAAAACCAAAAAATTGCACCTGATAAAGTAAAAGAAGAGTTTTCCCAAGAATTCACAGAACTTATTAATGCTGTGACGAAAAACAAGCAAAAAAAATAA
- a CDS encoding sigma-70 family RNA polymerase sigma factor has translation MSQGKHKQLLSPQQPFEEILELVQPMITSILLKCHIYKDFAYYRHIAAIAVWKAYQKANPSNGQFSAYIYTTVKGEILKELSKNKQFQDNVTFLADDKLNRIRCQREQINRLEACLLVETIMGNLNELDRKILQLYYLEGYTYDEIAKELHLSVAAVKKRRTRLMCKLRSHYRQ, from the coding sequence GTGTCACAAGGCAAGCACAAACAACTTCTTTCGCCACAACAGCCATTTGAGGAAATATTAGAATTAGTCCAACCGATGATTACCTCTATCTTATTAAAGTGCCATATTTACAAAGATTTTGCGTATTATCGTCATATTGCAGCAATTGCTGTGTGGAAAGCTTATCAAAAGGCCAATCCATCGAACGGGCAGTTTTCTGCTTATATTTATACAACTGTTAAAGGAGAAATTTTGAAAGAACTATCAAAGAATAAACAATTCCAAGACAACGTGACATTTCTAGCTGATGACAAATTAAACCGTATAAGGTGTCAGCGGGAACAAATTAATCGACTAGAGGCATGCTTATTAGTAGAGACGATCATGGGTAATTTAAATGAGTTAGACCGAAAGATACTGCAACTTTATTACCTAGAGGGCTATACGTATGATGAAATAGCTAAAGAACTACATCTGTCTGTAGCGGCAGTCAAAAAGAGACGTACTAGACTGATGTGTAAGCTCCGTAGCCATTACCGTCAATAA
- a CDS encoding LLM class flavin-dependent oxidoreductase: MVRQDKIRFGAIIHGVGGNISSWRHPKVASNQSVSLPFYIQQAQKAEQGKFDVAFIADGLFINEKSIPHFLNRFEPLTLLSALAVSTNHIGLVGTVSTSYSEPFTVARQFASLDHISNGRAGWNVVTTPLESTALNYNKTIDQHPSHAERYQIAEEYLEVTKGLWDSWDDDAFIADVENDVFFDPAKLHTLQHKGKYFSVQGPLNIARSKQGQPVIFQAGSSDAGIRLAAKDADAIFTHGASLEEAQKFYKKVKTAVADVGRNPDEVKIFPGISPIIGDTIEEAEAKYQEIVELVSIERALAYLGRYFDHHDFTQYDVDALFPELGDIGANSFRSTTDYIKTYAKEEGLTLRQVALREATPKTTFFGTAEQIADLVQEWFEKEAADGFIVAVTVPDALDDFVDKVVPILQARGLYREQYEADTLRGNLGLPFKESRYVTQSV, from the coding sequence ATGGTTAGACAGGATAAAATTCGATTTGGGGCGATTATTCATGGTGTAGGTGGCAATATTTCGAGCTGGCGTCACCCAAAAGTAGCAAGCAATCAAAGTGTAAGCTTGCCGTTTTATATACAACAAGCGCAGAAGGCGGAACAAGGGAAGTTTGATGTTGCTTTTATTGCAGATGGTTTATTTATTAATGAAAAGTCAATCCCTCATTTTTTAAATCGTTTTGAGCCGTTAACGTTATTATCGGCACTAGCAGTTTCAACAAACCACATTGGACTTGTAGGGACGGTATCCACATCCTATAGTGAACCATTTACAGTAGCACGACAGTTTGCATCGCTCGATCATATTAGCAATGGGCGAGCAGGATGGAATGTGGTGACGACACCATTAGAGAGCACGGCGTTAAATTATAATAAAACAATTGACCAGCATCCTAGTCATGCAGAACGTTACCAAATTGCTGAGGAATACTTAGAGGTGACAAAGGGACTTTGGGACTCATGGGATGATGATGCTTTTATAGCAGATGTGGAAAATGACGTATTTTTTGATCCAGCAAAGCTACACACCTTACAACATAAGGGGAAATACTTTTCGGTACAAGGCCCACTCAATATTGCGCGCTCAAAACAAGGGCAACCTGTTATTTTCCAAGCAGGGTCTTCGGATGCGGGTATCCGCTTAGCCGCAAAGGATGCGGATGCCATATTTACGCATGGTGCATCGCTCGAAGAAGCACAGAAGTTTTATAAAAAAGTCAAAACAGCGGTTGCAGATGTTGGACGAAATCCCGATGAAGTGAAGATTTTCCCAGGAATATCACCTATTATCGGAGACACAATCGAAGAAGCCGAGGCAAAGTATCAAGAAATAGTAGAGCTTGTTTCCATTGAACGTGCACTTGCCTATCTTGGTCGTTATTTTGATCATCATGATTTTACTCAGTATGATGTGGATGCATTATTCCCAGAGCTAGGTGACATTGGAGCAAATAGCTTCCGTAGCACGACCGATTATATAAAAACCTATGCAAAAGAAGAAGGGCTCACACTTCGTCAAGTGGCATTACGTGAAGCTACACCGAAAACGACATTTTTTGGTACTGCTGAACAGATTGCTGATTTAGTACAAGAATGGTTTGAAAAAGAAGCAGCGGATGGCTTTATTGTAGCTGTAACAGTGCCTGATGCACTTGATGATTTTGTCGATAAAGTAGTACCTATCTTGCAGGCACGAGGTCTATACAGAGAGCAATATGAGGCAGATACATTGCGAGGTAATTTAGGATTACCATTTAAAGAAAGTCGTTATGTCACACAGTCTGTTTAA
- a CDS encoding LLM class flavin-dependent oxidoreductase has product MSYSLGILDQSPIIDNATNEQALQNTVALAQRAEQLGYTRFWVSEHHNTDTLAGTSPEVLVSYLLAKTTSIRIGSGGVMLQHYSPYKVAENFHVLATLEPGRVDLGIGKAPGGLPLSTKALQFGTVNNGEDFEERLTFLQQLMDNALPSEHELNGVQATPIPKVKPSLFLLGASPQSAALAGKLGIAFVFARFINSDPAVLQEAAKTYRTHFPNGHFALSIATLAAPTKEEAQALVGEQKITKVHLASGRSLTLQSVELAEKFGQESGEAFTVQQYDADVLYGTPEEIKATFDAFHKQYQIDEFILHTPILKAFERQRSFDLLSPVNLHLQQHEAVS; this is encoded by the coding sequence ATGAGTTATTCTTTAGGCATTTTAGACCAAAGCCCAATTATCGACAATGCAACAAACGAGCAAGCATTGCAAAATACAGTAGCGTTAGCACAAAGGGCTGAGCAGTTAGGATATACGCGTTTTTGGGTGTCAGAACATCATAATACCGATACATTAGCAGGCACATCACCAGAAGTTTTAGTATCGTATTTACTTGCAAAAACGACCTCAATTCGTATTGGCTCAGGGGGTGTTATGTTACAACATTATAGCCCATACAAAGTGGCAGAAAATTTCCATGTGCTCGCAACGTTAGAACCAGGGAGAGTAGATTTGGGCATTGGAAAAGCGCCAGGAGGTCTACCGTTGTCCACAAAGGCATTGCAATTTGGCACGGTGAACAATGGTGAGGACTTTGAGGAACGACTAACGTTTTTACAGCAATTAATGGACAACGCGCTACCATCAGAGCATGAGCTAAATGGAGTTCAGGCAACACCTATTCCTAAAGTAAAACCGTCGTTATTTTTACTTGGCGCAAGCCCCCAAAGTGCAGCCCTTGCAGGTAAGCTTGGCATTGCCTTTGTTTTTGCACGCTTTATCAATAGTGATCCAGCAGTTTTACAGGAAGCCGCTAAGACCTATCGCACACATTTTCCAAATGGTCATTTTGCATTATCAATTGCAACCCTTGCCGCACCAACAAAAGAGGAGGCACAGGCATTAGTAGGAGAACAAAAAATTACGAAAGTACATTTGGCAAGTGGTCGTAGTTTGACGCTACAATCGGTGGAATTAGCAGAAAAATTCGGGCAGGAATCAGGAGAAGCGTTCACTGTACAGCAGTATGATGCAGATGTTTTATACGGTACGCCTGAAGAGATAAAAGCCACATTTGATGCCTTTCACAAGCAATATCAAATTGATGAGTTTATTTTGCATACACCGATTTTAAAGGCATTTGAACGACAGCGGTCATTTGACTTATTAAGTCCAGTAAATTTACATTTACAACAACATGAAGCAGTAAGTTAA
- a CDS encoding transporter substrate-binding domain-containing protein, with translation MRKLTFYLTCVLMLFLTACSSTEKSQIDSSKDAKAQGKNNVQTILVGTGTQFPNICFLDDKGNLTGYDVELVRAIDEKLPEYNFEFKTMEFSNLLLSLETGKIDLIAHQMEVNSEREEKFLFNKEPYNVFPLQVTVNAKNNDIQSIADLTGKNVSVSPTSNSAVFIEKYNKEHNLGANIVYSSGSVDVNNQLATGRLDAIITTPFAVKYYNESNEAQQKVVGDALLNSKVYFLLNKDEVPLQERIDEAIRELKTEGVISELSKKWLGDDYTVDF, from the coding sequence ATGAGGAAATTAACGTTTTATTTAACATGCGTACTGATGTTATTTTTAACGGCTTGCTCAAGTACAGAAAAATCACAAATAGATAGTAGTAAAGATGCAAAAGCACAAGGTAAAAATAACGTTCAAACAATACTAGTTGGAACAGGTACGCAATTTCCTAATATTTGCTTCCTTGATGATAAGGGGAATTTAACAGGCTATGATGTGGAGCTTGTCAGAGCGATTGATGAAAAGCTACCGGAGTATAATTTTGAATTTAAAACAATGGAATTTTCAAACTTATTACTAAGTTTAGAAACAGGGAAGATTGATTTAATCGCACATCAGATGGAGGTCAATAGTGAACGGGAAGAAAAATTTCTATTTAACAAGGAGCCATATAATGTATTCCCATTACAAGTAACGGTCAATGCGAAAAATAATGACATCCAATCGATTGCTGATTTAACAGGCAAAAATGTCAGTGTGTCGCCAACGAGCAACTCTGCTGTTTTTATTGAAAAATATAATAAAGAGCATAATTTAGGGGCAAATATTGTGTACTCCTCTGGATCAGTGGATGTTAATAATCAACTTGCGACAGGTCGTCTTGATGCGATTATTACAACCCCATTTGCAGTGAAGTACTATAACGAAAGCAATGAAGCTCAACAAAAAGTAGTGGGTGACGCACTATTAAACTCGAAAGTTTACTTCCTACTAAATAAAGATGAAGTACCTTTACAGGAGCGTATTGATGAGGCGATTAGAGAGCTTAAAACAGAAGGCGTAATTAGCGAGCTTAGTAAAAAATGGTTAGGTGATGACTATACTGTAGATTTCTAA
- a CDS encoding EAL domain-containing protein — translation MENARNNIVIDKKELGFSAIPLLLLLPLIVFNHQLFAIFEGSFVYLSLIMKILIVVFTMTIAIHSWLTFSQLLSNQTLYIGSIFFVVALLEIANIVIAVSQSLDIMLISVWIQIFMRFALVIGVLLMIVKPRKKLTLAHRRIAYGIAVLTVALVLMILYKVQPFIGGNQFVTTIQSSVQLLTALLQGVSIYFLSKHYKEAPKQTVWLMSGSVYLILSDFLFVCSNNFSGIWMFAALFYQFFAYYIFLKAIYYTSVEKPYQQLLKIKLDLEQSQKELTFQAYHDDITQLPNERLLLKTLKEKLRKDGRQQAIISIEIDRLATISDSLGISYSNKMMKLVAERIQAMLPPHYFATKLRESQFVIYINHVQTKEELIQFCLNLKSVMNQPLQVQLFSLKGNVNIGIAFNDANCSAEQLLTHAQLAMREASQLPQRLLFYQQHMSTGVADRILLEQELHRALERQEFYLAYQPQINLKTGKIESVEALVRWRHPDRGLVPPDTFIEIAEESGLIIPLGKWILETACLQVKAWEAQGLPPMKVAVNLSLGQLFQQDLVQMVREILQRSKLEPSYLQLEITESMTMNIDQMTQLLHELKALGIQIAVDDFGTGYSSLSYLKDFPIDCLKIDRAFVHNIQHDPNDEALVSMILSMAKHLRLKVVAEGIEEIAQLAFLVAGDCDYIQGYLFSKPISAEQLATTFKDLHMHANDILERFNGEEYNI, via the coding sequence TTGGAAAACGCGCGTAATAATATAGTTATAGACAAAAAGGAGCTTGGATTTAGTGCGATACCGTTGCTACTATTACTACCACTAATCGTTTTTAACCATCAGCTTTTTGCTATTTTTGAAGGTAGCTTTGTTTATTTAAGTTTAATCATGAAAATTTTAATCGTAGTTTTTACTATGACCATTGCTATTCATTCATGGTTAACCTTTTCACAGCTATTATCAAATCAAACATTATACATAGGTAGTATATTTTTCGTTGTTGCTTTGTTAGAAATTGCGAACATTGTTATCGCGGTTTCTCAAAGCCTAGACATAATGTTAATAAGCGTTTGGATACAGATTTTCATGCGCTTCGCTTTAGTAATTGGTGTATTACTTATGATTGTAAAGCCTAGAAAAAAGTTAACGTTGGCACATCGTAGGATTGCTTATGGCATTGCTGTTTTAACTGTTGCCTTAGTACTCATGATATTGTATAAGGTACAACCATTTATTGGAGGCAATCAATTTGTGACAACAATACAAAGTAGCGTGCAATTATTAACTGCGCTGTTACAAGGTGTTTCAATCTATTTTTTAAGTAAGCATTATAAGGAGGCACCTAAACAAACTGTATGGCTAATGAGTGGGTCAGTTTACTTGATTTTGAGCGATTTTTTATTTGTTTGTAGCAATAACTTTAGTGGTATTTGGATGTTCGCTGCACTCTTTTATCAATTTTTTGCATATTATATTTTTTTAAAGGCTATCTACTATACATCAGTTGAAAAGCCCTATCAACAGCTATTAAAAATTAAGCTAGACTTGGAACAGTCGCAAAAGGAACTAACTTTTCAAGCTTATCATGATGATATTACCCAACTTCCGAATGAGCGTCTTCTTTTAAAAACATTAAAGGAGAAGCTGCGTAAGGATGGTAGGCAACAGGCCATTATCTCCATTGAAATTGATCGTCTGGCAACCATTAGTGACTCCTTAGGCATTAGTTATTCTAATAAGATGATGAAACTTGTAGCTGAAAGAATTCAAGCGATGCTGCCACCACATTATTTTGCGACAAAGTTACGGGAGAGCCAGTTTGTTATTTATATTAATCATGTACAAACAAAAGAAGAATTGATACAGTTTTGCTTGAATTTAAAAAGTGTCATGAATCAACCGCTGCAAGTACAACTTTTTTCATTAAAAGGCAATGTCAATATTGGCATTGCATTCAATGACGCCAATTGTTCGGCGGAACAGTTATTGACGCATGCGCAGCTAGCAATGCGTGAAGCGAGCCAACTACCGCAACGTCTTCTATTTTACCAACAGCACATGTCAACCGGTGTGGCAGATCGTATTTTACTAGAGCAGGAGTTACATAGGGCGCTCGAGCGTCAGGAATTTTATTTGGCTTATCAGCCACAAATTAATTTGAAAACAGGAAAAATAGAATCTGTCGAGGCGCTAGTGCGCTGGCGTCACCCAGATCGGGGACTTGTCCCACCTGATACGTTTATCGAGATAGCAGAAGAGTCAGGGCTAATTATTCCTTTGGGTAAATGGATTCTTGAAACAGCATGCTTACAAGTAAAAGCATGGGAAGCGCAAGGCTTGCCGCCAATGAAAGTTGCGGTTAATTTATCTCTTGGCCAATTATTTCAGCAAGATTTAGTACAAATGGTGAGAGAGATTTTGCAACGAAGTAAGTTGGAACCAAGCTATCTTCAATTGGAGATTACAGAAAGTATGACAATGAATATTGATCAAATGACGCAGTTATTACATGAATTAAAGGCACTGGGGATTCAAATAGCTGTCGATGATTTTGGGACAGGTTACTCGTCTTTATCATATTTAAAAGATTTTCCAATCGACTGTTTAAAAATTGATCGTGCTTTCGTACATAATATTCAACATGACCCAAATGATGAAGCGCTCGTGTCCATGATTCTTTCAATGGCAAAGCATTTACGTTTAAAAGTTGTCGCTGAGGGGATAGAGGAAATTGCGCAACTTGCTTTCCTTGTTGCAGGGGATTGCGATTATATACAAGGTTATTTATTTAGTAAGCCTATTTCAGCTGAACAGCTTGCAACAACGTTTAAAGACTTACATATGCATGCAAATGACATTTTAGAGCGTTTTAACGGGGAAGAATACAACATTTAA
- a CDS encoding H-type small acid-soluble spore protein, with amino-acid sequence MEYQRAQEIVASPSEYEVSYNGVSIWIDKLHDDRKTATVHLRRSLEERSEVNISELKEEYLVH; translated from the coding sequence TTGGAGTATCAACGCGCACAAGAAATTGTTGCCTCTCCATCGGAATATGAAGTGAGCTACAATGGCGTTTCTATATGGATTGACAAGCTACATGATGATCGCAAAACAGCCACTGTGCATTTACGACGCTCGCTAGAAGAACGCTCTGAAGTCAATATTTCAGAATTGAAAGAAGAATACCTCGTTCATTAA
- a CDS encoding amino acid ABC transporter permease yields the protein MTIDIAFIWHALQEIFKVLPLTLFMTCTPVCLGILIGIIVAFVRIKQLKILAPLLNFYVSFFRGTPIIMHIMLIYFGIPIVVDAIAQALKLDFQSNTIPILFFVLLALTLSAGAYASEIIRSGILGVPQGQLEAAYAVGLTFSQAMRRLILPQAFSQSIPNFTNVFIGFLHATSLAFFVSIKELTGAANIVASVNLKFLEAFIAVGLIYWGVSIVVEWFAHQIEHRVTAYRKGSI from the coding sequence ATGACTATAGATATAGCGTTTATATGGCACGCTTTACAGGAAATTTTTAAGGTATTGCCTTTAACTTTGTTTATGACATGTACACCTGTTTGTTTAGGTATTTTAATCGGCATCATCGTCGCCTTTGTTCGCATAAAACAACTAAAAATACTAGCACCGTTATTAAATTTTTACGTTTCTTTTTTCAGAGGCACACCGATTATTATGCATATTATGCTTATTTACTTTGGAATACCAATTGTTGTAGATGCAATTGCACAAGCTTTGAAATTGGACTTTCAGTCAAATACGATTCCAATATTATTTTTTGTCTTACTAGCGTTGACGTTAAGTGCGGGGGCTTATGCTTCAGAAATTATACGATCTGGTATTTTAGGTGTGCCACAAGGGCAATTAGAAGCGGCGTATGCAGTTGGGCTAACGTTTTCGCAGGCAATGCGACGCTTAATATTACCTCAAGCATTTAGTCAATCCATACCGAATTTTACAAATGTCTTTATTGGGTTTTTACATGCAACGTCTTTGGCATTTTTTGTCTCAATTAAAGAGTTAACAGGCGCAGCGAATATCGTAGCTTCCGTTAATTTAAAGTTTTTAGAGGCATTTATAGCAGTCGGCTTAATCTATTGGGGTGTTTCTATAGTTGTGGAATGGTTTGCTCACCAAATCGAACATAGGGTGACGGCTTATCGTAAGGGTAGTATCTAG
- a CDS encoding amino acid ABC transporter permease, whose product MGNDFDWMLIANVLPILLQYLPVTLEILFFSIVFGILFGIVVALPKLLQIPILKQMVTIYISFIRGTPILIQLFLVFYGIPALLKMIHIDVTRMDAMYFVIITYTFSNAASFAEIFRAAILTIDRGQLEAAYAVGLNRAQAFLRIILPQALRIAFPNMSNTMISSLKDTSLAFSIGVMDMVGRGETLIASTTRALEIYLALSVVYYVIVLFAEKVLKRNERYLNRYMKEVAMS is encoded by the coding sequence ATGGGCAATGATTTTGACTGGATGCTAATAGCGAATGTACTTCCGATATTGCTTCAATATTTACCCGTAACACTGGAGATTTTATTTTTTTCGATTGTTTTTGGCATATTGTTTGGTATCGTAGTTGCCCTACCAAAGCTATTGCAAATACCCATTTTAAAACAAATGGTTACGATTTATATTTCGTTTATTCGTGGTACGCCTATTTTAATCCAGTTGTTTCTAGTGTTTTACGGCATACCTGCTCTATTAAAGATGATTCATATTGATGTAACAAGAATGGATGCTATGTATTTTGTCATCATAACGTATACATTCAGTAATGCTGCATCGTTTGCAGAAATTTTTAGAGCGGCTATTTTAACGATTGACCGTGGGCAATTAGAAGCAGCTTACGCTGTCGGCTTAAATCGAGCGCAAGCATTTTTACGTATTATCTTGCCACAGGCGCTACGTATCGCCTTTCCAAATATGTCGAATACAATGATTAGCTCGTTAAAGGATACGTCATTGGCATTTTCGATTGGTGTTATGGATATGGTCGGTCGAGGAGAAACGCTGATTGCTTCGACTACAAGAGCACTAGAAATCTATTTGGCACTATCAGTCGTTTATTATGTGATTGTGTTGTTCGCAGAAAAGGTGTTGAAACGTAATGAACGCTATCTCAACCGTTATATGAAAGAAGTAGCGATGAGCTAG
- a CDS encoding glutaredoxin family protein codes for MAKKIDVVVWSKQGCSYCEEVKAYLQGQGITYRTVDVTHNDAFRDILDTKYGVRYVPVVEIGSSEDGVYKAVTELGLEHIKTALAIHLPTQV; via the coding sequence ATGGCAAAAAAAATAGATGTAGTTGTATGGTCAAAGCAAGGTTGTAGCTATTGTGAGGAAGTTAAAGCCTATTTACAAGGGCAAGGAATTACCTATAGAACAGTTGATGTTACACATAACGATGCTTTTCGTGACATTCTTGATACAAAGTATGGCGTACGCTATGTGCCAGTAGTTGAAATTGGTTCAAGTGAGGATGGTGTGTACAAAGCCGTTACAGAACTTGGGCTTGAACATATTAAGACAGCACTTGCTATTCATTTACCAACACAAGTTTAG